The Meles meles chromosome 6, mMelMel3.1 paternal haplotype, whole genome shotgun sequence genome has a window encoding:
- the SRP14 gene encoding signal recognition particle 14 kDa protein: MVLLESEQFLTELTRLFQKCRLSGSVFITLKKYDGRTKPIPRKGSVEGFEPSDNKCLLRATDGKKKISTVVSSKEVNKFQMAYSNLLRANMDGLKKRDKKSKSKKSKAAQ; this comes from the exons ATGGTTCTCCTGGAGAGCGAGCAG TTCCTGACGGAGCTGACCAGACTGTTTCAGAAGTGCCGGTTGTCGGGCAGCGTGTTCATCACCCTGAAGAAGT ATGATGGTCGAACTAAACCCATTCCAAGGAAGGGTTCTGTAGAAGGCTTTGAGCCCTCAGACAACAAGTGTCTGTTAAGAGCTACTGATGGGAAAAAGAAGATCAGCACTGTG gTGAGCTCCAAAGAAGTGAACAAGTTTCAGATG GCTTACTCAAATCTATTGAGAGCTAACATGGATGGGCTGAAGAAGAGGGACAAAAAGAGCAAGAGTAAGAAGAGCAAAGCAGCACAGTGA